The genomic DNA CAGGCTCTCCTCCACGAATCAGCTCGCGGTGTACGTGGGCAGCTCCCGCGCCCAGACCGCCGAAGATATGCGACACTGGCTCTCGACCGAGTGGGACACCGCGGCGTGGTCGGAGTCCACCATCGAGCACGCCATCCACGGCAGCGCGGAGGAATGCGTGGCGCAGCTCAAGGCGCACGTGAAGACCGGCGTCGATCGCATCATCCTGATCCCCTACCGCTATCAGCCGGAGCAGGTGGAGCGGATCGCCAAGGAGGTCTTGCCGAGGCTATGACGACCTACATCGACATCAACTGCGACATGGGCGAGAGCTACGGCCGCTGGACCCTGGGTGCCGACGACGAGATCATGCCGAACATCACCTCCGCCAACGTCGCATGCGGCTTCCACGGTGGCGACCCCCACGTGATGCGGAAGACGGTGGAGTCCGCGGTGCAGCACGGCGTCGCGGTGGGCGCGCACCCGAGCTTGCCCGACCTCATGGGCTTCGGCCGGCGGCGCATGGACGTCTCCCCGCAGGAGCTGAAGGAGATCCACCGCTACCAGATCGGCGCGCTCTGGGCCTTCTGCAAGGCCTCCGGCACCACGCTCCAGCACGTCAAGCCCCACGGCATCCAGTACCACATGTTCGAGGAGAACCTG from Candidatus Methylomirabilota bacterium includes the following:
- a CDS encoding 5-oxoprolinase subunit PxpA — protein: MTTYIDINCDMGESYGRWTLGADDEIMPNITSANVACGFHGGDPHVMRKTVESAVQHGVAVGAHPSLPDLMGFGRRRMDVSPQELKEIHRYQIGALWAFCKASGTTLQHVKPHGIQYHMFEENLPLGRATAEGVKELDPSIILMTMAMTKYDAEARKVPGVRVAAEGFADRVYAEDGQLVSRKLGKDALVSDPAKAADQAVRMVMEGKVKTITGKVIDARIQTICIHGDSPG